CGGTGTGGGTCGACCGGTCGGCCTTCTCGGCGGCCCAGCCCGACCAGCTGGACACCCGGGTCTACCTGACCGGGGCCGACGGGGTGGGTGCCCCCGACCTGAGGTCCGCGGTCGAGGGGGTCACCGCGGCGTACGCCTCGGTCGAGGTCCAGGACCGCGACGAGGTCCGGCAGTCGGTGGTCGACGAGTTCAACGCGATGCTGGGGGTCGTCTATGCGTTGCTCGCCCTGGCGATCGTCATCGCGCTGGTCGGCATCGGCAACACGATCGCGCTCTCGGTCGTCGAGCGGACCCGCGAGCTGGGGCTGCTCCGGGCGGTCGGGATGTCGCGGGCGCACCTGCGAGGCATGGTCCGCTGGGAGGCCGCGCTGATCGCGGTCTACGGCACGGTGCTCGGGCTGGTCATCGGGCTGGGCATCGGCCGGGCCCTGGTCTACGCGATCAAGGCCTCGGGCATCGAGACCGCCGAGACGGTGGTGCCGGTCGGGCAGCTGGCGCTGATCGTGGCGATCGCCGGGGCCAGCGGGGTGGTCGCGGCGCTGCTGCCGGCCAGACGGGCGGCCCGGCTCGACGTGCTGGACGCCGTGTCGAGCACCTGACCGACACCTGCCCGGCCACCCAGCCGTGACCCGAGATCGTCTGCGACGTTGCGCCCAGAGACACGCCGGCGCATCGGCGCGTCACCCGGGCCTACGTCGCAAACGATCTTGGCTGGGGGGCTGGGGCGTGGCGGGCTGGGCGGGCCGGCGGTCAGGTCGCGGTGCGGTGGAAGCTCTGGAACGAGCGCGAGGGCGTGGGTCCGCGCTGCCCCTGGTAGCGCGAGCCCTGCGCCCCGGAGCCGTACGGCGCCTCGGCCGGACTGGTCAGGCGGAAGAAGCACAGCTGGCCGATCTTCATGCCCGGCCACAGCTTGATCGGCAGGGTGGCCACGTTGGACAGCTCGAGCGTCACGTGGCCGGAGAACCCGGCGTCGATGAAGCCGGCCGTCGAGTGGGTCAGCAGCCCGAGCCTTCCGAGCGAGCTCTTGCCCTCGAGACGGGCTGACACGTCGTCGGGCAGGGACACGACCTCGTAGGTGGAGCCGAGGACGAACTCGCCCGGGTGCAGGATGAACGGCTCGTCGCCCTCGGGCTCGACCAGCCGGGTCAGCTCGGCCTGCTCGACCGAGGGGTCGATGTGCGGGTAGCGATGGTTCTCGAAGACCCGGAAGTAGCGGTCGATCCGCACGTCGACGCTGGACGGCTGGACCATCGTCGCGTCGTACGGCTCGAGCGTGACCCGGCCGGCGGCGATGGCCGCGCGGATGTCCCTGTCCGAGAGCAGCACGCGCCGACCCTACCGGCGGGCGCACGCCACCTCGGCACCGTCGGCGAGGAACGCTACGATGCTGCCGGTCGGGGCGCTCGCCGCCCTGCGCGGGTGTAGTTCAATGGCAGAACATCAGCTTCCCAAGCTGACAGTGCGAGTTCGATTCTCGTCACCCGCTCCAGCGAGCCCGCCACGTCCGCGCCACCTCACGTGATCTCGCCGCTGCCTCGAGGGTCGGGCGCCGCGCTAAGGGGCGTTGGGAGTTCGCGGCCTTGTCTAACGGACGGCGACCACGACGCAGCACCGCTCCGGGTCGGGGTCGAGTCGTGGCGCGAGCCGCTCGTCCAGACGGTCCGCGGCCGCCGTGACGAGCGCGAGGTTCATCCCGCACACCAGGTCGGTGTGCTCGCGAGCAAGCGCGTCGAACGGGCAGTTGCGGAGCGTGACGACACCGGCGTCCGCCCGGGGCTCGTACCCGCAGCGGGCCAACGTCGTGCACAGCCCCCCGATCGACGCGTCGACCGACCTCCGCGCTGGCAGCCCGGCGCGCGTCTGCTCACCGAGCGACGCACCGAACGTCGCAGCGCCACGGTGGAGCGCCTCGCGGACCGGCGTCTCCCCACGGGACGACTCGTCGATCGCCGCTGCCATGAGCTGTCCGGCCAGGTCGTAGCGGCGCTCCGGCAGCGACACGGCGAGCTCACCGGGGGCCCGCCGGTACAGCTTGGCCGGTCGTCCCGCACCCGGCCCCTGCCGCCCGGTCAGCCGGCGGAACTCGGTGACCAGCAGGCCCTCCTCGACCAGCTTCTCGAGGTGGAACTTCGCCGTGTGCCGGGCAACGCCGACACCGGCGGCCGCCTGGTCCCGGCCGACCGGCTCCGGCTGGGCGGCGACGAACAGGTACAGGTCACGGCGCACCGGCTCCGCCAGCGCGGCCACGCCGGCCACTCGCGTGGCGAAGTCTTCCTCGGTCACCTGAGCCCCTTCTAAGGGACGAATTGGTTGACGAAAGTAACCCGACGGTCTAGCGTCCATCGTACTGTCCGTTACACAAGGAGGCAACGCACATGACCACGCTCCACATGACGTCCCGCCGCAGCCTCGACGACGTCCGCCACGACCCCGCGCGCCAGGCGTTCCTGCTGCTCCGGACCGTCTTCACCGTCGCCCCGATCGCCTTCGGGCTGGACAAGTTCGCCGACCTCCTCACCGACTGGTCGGGCTACCTGGCGCCATCGATCGACGACCTCGTGCCGGGCAGCGCGCACCAGGCGATGCTCGCCGTCGGCGTCGTCGAGGTCGCTGCCGGCGTGCTCGTCGCCGTGCGCCCACGTCTCGGCGGCTACGTCGTGGCTGCCTGGCTGGCCGGGATCATCGGCAACCTGCTGCTCATCCCAGGCTTCTACGACGTCGCCCTGCGCGACTTCGGGCTCATGGTCTCCGCCCTCGCCCTGGCCCGGCTGGCCGCTGCGTACCCGGCCGTCCGGTCCGGCGACCGTCACCAGCCGTCGGCATGACCGCACTGGCGGAGGGTCGGGGCGCCCACCCAGAGAGTGGACCCCGGGCGCTGCGCATGGTGCACGACACCGGGCCGGTGGATCTATTGGGCGCACAGGTCGCCGCAGCCGCGTCCTCACCGCCCTCGGCCTCCGCCTGGACGCGGAGGGAGTCGCGGGCACGCCGGCCCGGATGGCGAGCGCGTACGCGGGGCTGTTCGAGCCCCGGCCCTTCGACCTGACGACGTTCCCCAACGACGAGGGCTACGACGAGCTCGTGCTGGCCCGCGGCATCCCGGTGCACTCGGTCTGCGAGCAGCACCTGTTGCCCTTCGTCGGCGTCGCCCACGTCGGCTACCTGCCGGGAGACCGGATCCTCGGTCTGTCCGAGCCCGCGCCGAGTTCTTCGCCCTGGCAGCGCACCAGCCGGAAGGAGCCTGACCTAACCTGAGGTGGTCCCACCTGGAGGTGCGGGTGAGCCGGGACGAGATCGGTGGCCGCGACGAGCGCGAGCCGCTGGTGCCCGGCCGCGTCCAGGCCGGGCTCGGTGTGATCGCGCTGGCCCTGGCCGCCGTGGTCGTCCTGCCCCGGCTGGGACAGCCGGCGGAGCCGGACGCGGCCGCCCCGACGCGATCACCGACACCGACACCGCCACCGACGCCGACGCGGACAGCGGCGCTCCCGGGAGACTTCGCACCCTCGACCGGCGTCGGCTTCATCGGCCTGCCTCCCGCCGGTGCGACGCCGAGCAGCCCGGCCGGCGGCGAGCTGGTCGTCGAGGTCTGGACCACGCAGGCCCGGGTCTGGGTCTACGCCGACGGCCGTCTGATCAGCCTGCGCTACTCCGACCTCCGCACCGGGGCCGACCCGGTCTCGACCGGCCTGCTCGAGCAGCAGCTCACCCTCTCCGGCGTCGAACGGCTGCGCTCCTACGTCGCGGGCTCGGGGGCCGGCCTGGCACCTGCGCCGGACCGGCCCGCGACCGGTCCACGGCGTCCGCTGGTGCGCGTCGGTGGCCGGCTGCGAGCCGTCGACCGGCCGTCCACCTCCTGCGACTCCCGCAGCTGCGAGCGGGTCACCAACCCGGGCTCGTGGCTGCCGCCCGACGCCTGGCGTAGGGAGCGCCTGACGGCGTACGTGCCGTCGAGGTTCGCCGTCTGCTACGGGCTGAGGGATGCCACCACGAACGTCGCTGAGGCCCCCGCCGTCCCGGACGAGAGCCTCTTCGGACGCACCAGCCCCGGCGACCGCCGGCTGCCGGCGGACTGGCCGTGCTCGGTGATGCCCACGCAGCGTGCTGCCCGGATCGTCGAGACCCTGCGGGGCGCACGGGTGCTGCGCGACTCGACGGTGGCGTCACGGATCCTGGCGTACGTCGTCGACGTGCGATCGCCCCGGCCGGGGAGCCCGCCGCACGAGGCGCGGCTGTTCTTCGAGCCGCTGCTGCCGGACGCTCGATGGCCCTGCTCCGCCTGCGGATAGAGGCATGGCCGGCCCAGGACCCGGGCAGAGCACCGGCATGGCGTCGTACGACGTGAACCGGGCGGCGGTGACTCGCTGCCGCGAGCTGGTCGACAAGCGGCAGTACGTCCTCGACAGCGACTGGGGCGAGGTCCAGCCCGGGGCCGATGTGCAGAACGGCTACCTCGAGAACCACTCCTGGGACGACTACGCCGCCTGGCACCTCGGGCTCACCGAGGGGGCCAACGACGGGACCAAGGCACGGCACGCGTTCGTCTACGGGGACCTCCGGCGGGTGCACCGGTCCGGATTGATCGCCTGCGTGTACCGCGCGCTCGAGTGGCGGCACCGCGACGTGGCCGATGCGGCGTACGAGCTCCTGCGGCACCTGGACGAGGTCAGCGGCTGACGTCGTCACCGATGACTCCGGTGCTCGCGCCGGGTCACCATGGGGACAGCCAGACCACCTAGCGGACGGGAGCACCCGCATGTTCGGCACCTCACCGGCCTTCGCCAGCTTCGCCGTCGACGACATCGACGCGGCGCGCACCTTCTACTCCGAGACACTCGGCCTGACGGTCGAGGACCTCCCCATGCCCGGCGGCCTGCTCAACCTGCAGCTGGGCGGCGGGGGCAACGTGATGGTCTACCCGAAGCCCGACCACACCCCGGCCACCTTCACCGTCCTGAGCTTCCCGGTGGACGACGTGGACAAGGCGGTCGACCAGCTCACCGCGGCCGGCGTCCCGATGCAGCGCTACGACGGGTTCGGCCAGGACGAGAAGGGGGTCGCCCGAGGTGACCTCGGGCCGGCCATCGCCTGGTTCACCGACCCGGCGGGCAACGTCCTCGCCGTCCTCGAGCAGGACGAGGACGACTGAGCGACGGGCCACCGAGCCGGGTCAGACCACGACCACGCCGGCCGCCTCGGCGACCAGCAGGGCCTGCGTCGGGTCCAGCCGGGTGCCGTGC
This genomic window from Actinomycetes bacterium contains:
- the dcd gene encoding dCTP deaminase, whose protein sequence is MLLSDRDIRAAIAAGRVTLEPYDATMVQPSSVDVRIDRYFRVFENHRYPHIDPSVEQAELTRLVEPEGDEPFILHPGEFVLGSTYEVVSLPDDVSARLEGKSSLGRLGLLTHSTAGFIDAGFSGHVTLELSNVATLPIKLWPGMKIGQLCFFRLTSPAEAPYGSGAQGSRYQGQRGPTPSRSFQSFHRTAT
- a CDS encoding helix-turn-helix domain-containing protein, with product MTEEDFATRVAGVAALAEPVRRDLYLFVAAQPEPVGRDQAAAGVGVARHTAKFHLEKLVEEGLLVTEFRRLTGRQGPGAGRPAKLYRRAPGELAVSLPERRYDLAGQLMAAAIDESSRGETPVREALHRGAATFGASLGEQTRAGLPARRSVDASIGGLCTTLARCGYEPRADAGVVTLRNCPFDALAREHTDLVCGMNLALVTAAADRLDERLAPRLDPDPERCCVVVAVR
- a CDS encoding VOC family protein — translated: MFGTSPAFASFAVDDIDAARTFYSETLGLTVEDLPMPGGLLNLQLGGGGNVMVYPKPDHTPATFTVLSFPVDDVDKAVDQLTAAGVPMQRYDGFGQDEKGVARGDLGPAIAWFTDPAGNVLAVLEQDEDD